One genomic window of Ostrinia nubilalis chromosome W, ilOstNubi1.1, whole genome shotgun sequence includes the following:
- the LOC135086413 gene encoding uncharacterized protein LOC135086413, whose protein sequence is MTAVSSYVKEDHRTWDLNLFKIQFALNSAVNESTGFTPFFLVHGREPIINGSFYKQTDDCEYEVAMPREDYAGEFGVLKEVFEKVRSHLLKAHATNSRYYNLRRRNVKLSEGQEVWRKTYIQSDAEKFKATKLAPKYEKCIVKKVLSPLVYELIAHNGKPLGTWHIKDIKV, encoded by the coding sequence ATGACTGCCGTATCTTCGTACGTGAAAGAAGATCATAGAACCTGGGATCTCAATTTGTTTAAGATTCAGTTCGCACTTAACAGTGCTGTGAacgaatctaccggatttacacCGTTCTTTTTGGTTCATGGCAGAGAACCTATAATAAATGGCTCCTTTTATAAGCAAACGGACGACTGCGAGTATGAAGTTGCTATGCCAAGAGAAGACTATGCAGGGGAGTTTGGCGTCTTGAAGGAAGTGTTCGAGAAGGTACGTTCGCATTTGCTGAAGGCCCACGCTACGAACAGCAGGTACTACAACCTCAGAAGACGTAACGTCAAACTTTCAGAGGGTCAGGAGGTGTGGCGCAAAACGTACATTCAGAGTGACGCTGAGAAGTTCAAGGCTACCAAGCTTGCCCCAAAGTACGAGAAGTGCATTGTCAAGAAGGTACTATCTCCGCTTGTTTACGAATTAATTGCTCACAATGGCAAGCCTCTCGGTACTTGGCATATCAAGGACATCAAGGTTTAA